The following proteins come from a genomic window of Pichia kudriavzevii chromosome 1, complete sequence:
- a CDS encoding uncharacterized protein (PKUD0A05210; similar to Saccharomyces cerevisiae YDR159W (SAC3); ancestral locus Anc_8.340), translated as MHKNNSSAGGKFSNVNFFQSNSQPASTPSPISNYRNGKNIRKGYNTSDQGNTPNRHTNSSGPLGNHPNKSSTWRQQEHTDQRNRGNSKRTNSSDTDRKIQRNNTGRSSRNKAQQSYQKKQPNSQKKQLQGGVDTSIPKASVCASVKSSENTFQLNHFGNKSDTFEVKYFGNLFKAPETLGFQKIQHRPQRTPKYMLKENVLFDMSSYEINKWDLENQKILNRRELEYSGDPQLLFEEFVERRSKEREMMEKFNLVDKENAKKSLDDAIVFRGSCEDMCPTYERVERVYKNQVSKWEKDPATGQISRNLAIKTFMRPSGQAPPLPSDVRTPMVLQKTLNYIIENLLPRLPESQSFIWDRTRSIRQDFTFQNNYSGIESIDCHEKICRIHILSLHVMAGVNDPDYQQQQEVEQFNNSLQTLTHMYQAVRSRGGYCPNEPEFRAYEIMSKIRDSELDRYLQTLPQYIQNNKIVQQAIKLKSLIVEGMNTFNCYTEFFRSVLDRNKTPFLLASISEIHFNEIRYNAFRCISRAYHSKTKLLPTVENLVSWLGYNDVEQLSMTCKLYGLSFINDQDTNAIRVDITALKASFKPSQPQAYTNRISDMINGQSMSQIVNSGMPNKSLNLKTSLTTEQVARESFKGSKVNTEKTDLIFKGFKLARLLEPSVESGFQSFGVPATSFSTNNNELIPANANFVGFQNGQCHNLSSFSSANPSIKLPIQNSRNPKNNFEEAPHLHTPTFNFGAAVTLPTDLNVKSIPSTFKNEKSDITNPPVLSPKKVDIVTPVETSFPVSQNPPKRKLIDNPDFKSQAIRIVNDISTQVVVKISNKLIKEQVEKEFSSRKKLKKSILVANLSNELFSAFMKEQLYLAALEGRAIATYNRNLKTRILSSIIIKARNALIRKELAQAKLNEVEKFSSDVVKPVVFPKNIRKSIRPTNLLDFNFQMKIFKIDLKNMLEKLEPIGDLSTAVILRERRSQTSKWLLSQLGLLHKSKVEVKNDSNYKLTVELLPENFIPEEYFKGLSSILIQVGTLEGLDNSDKDTLIKCLKRDAKVLAKLQKYLTDFSGKPQFSFVIVYSDAYGYDLPFSAIKSLLMLDNLTSSGITIGFYKLNSLSILQKNSNLSIMKKLGDDFGKVLEQVWAKMCLKSKMLESQSNNSINYVSGMNITSGSMSDATSKDDNSAMAQKSSGTVKRKLGYLHQTYADTKSKRRSYRRTHPLLNASISNSFRCHLRSTASVASETHSKNTNSSVLSSYNNSLMEILNESLRDTSNAIHTEAEIAENKKRLQRVQELSELDVLAENVLNS; from the coding sequence ATGCATAAAAACAACTCTTCTGCTGGAGGGAAGTTTTCGAATGttaatttcttccaatCGAATAGTCAACCCGCAAGCACGCCAAGTCCAATTAGCAATTACAGAAATGGGAAAAACATCAGAAAAGGCTATAATACTTCAGATCAAGGCAATACCCCTAACCGTCATACAAATTCTTCTGGCCCACTTGGTAACCATCCTAACAAATCAAGCACATGGAGACAACAAGAACATACTGATCAACGAAATAGAGGTAATAGTAAAAGAACCAATAGCAGCGACACTGATCGCAAGATACAACGCAATAATACCGGAAGATCGAGCAGGAACAAAGCCCAACAAAGTTACCAAAAAAAGCAACCGAATTCTCAAAAGAAGCAATTGCAAGGCGGTGTGGATACATCTATTCCTAAGGCGTCCGTATGTGCTTCAGTTAAGTCATCCGAAAACACATTTCAATTGAACCACTTTGGCAATAAAAGCGATACTTTTGAGGTTaaatattttggaaatttatTTAAGGCTCCGGAGACCCTAGGCTTTCAGAAAATCCAACATCGGCCACAAAGGACACCAAAATACATgttaaaagaaaatgtcCTATTTGATATGAGCAGCTatgaaataaataaatGGGATCtagaaaaccaaaaaatattaaacAGGAGGGAGCTTGAATATTCAGGTGATCCACAGCTattgtttgaagaatttgttgaacGCCGAAGTAAGGAGAGGGAAATGATGGAAAAGTTTAATTTGGtggataaagaaaatgcaaaaaaatcacTAGATGATGCAATTGTTTTCAGAGGCAGCTGTGAAGATATGTGTCCTACATATGAGCGTGTTGAAAGGGTTTACAAAAATCAAGTATCAAAATGGGAGAAAGATCCTGCAACAGGACAAATTTCTAGGAATTTAGcaatcaaaacttttatGAGGCCATCTGGACAGGCTCCTCCGTTGCCTTCAGATGTTAGAACTCCTATGGTGTTACaaaaaacattgaattATATTATAGAAAATTTACTTCCAAGGCTACCAGAGTCTCAGTCTTTTATATGGGACCGAACTAGATCAATAAGGCAAGATTTCACATTTCAGAACAATTATTCCGGTATCGAATCAATCGATTGCCACGAAAAGATTTGTAGAATTCATATTCTTTCCCTACATGTGATGGCAGGTGTCAATGATCCGGATtatcagcaacaacaagaagTGGAACAATTTAATAACTCCCTGCAAACATTAACACATATGTACCAAGCCGTTCGGTCTCGAGGCGGGTATTGCCCAAATGAACCGGAGTTCAGAGCTTATGAAATAATGTCAAAAATTAGAGACTCAGAACTTGATAGATACCTGCAGACCCTCCCACAATACATACAAAATAACAAGATCGTTCAGCAGGCAATTAAACTCAAATCATTGATAGTCGAAGGAATGAATACATTCAATTGTTACACTGAATTTTTTAGGTCTGTGTTAGATAGAAATAAAACACCGTTTCTTTTAGCATCTATTTCCGAAATTCATTTCAACGAGATTAGATACAACGCATTCAGGTGCATTAGTCGTGCATATCATTCAAAGACGAAACTCCTTCCTACAGTTGAGAACTTGGTCTCTTGGCTAGGTTACAACGATGTTGAACAACTATCAATGACCTGTAAACTTTATGGGCTGTCTTTTATTAATGACCAGGATACGAATGCGATTCGAGTTGACATAACAGCTTTGAAAGCAAGTTTCAAACCTTCTCAACCGCAAGCCTATACAAATCGGATTAGCGATATGATCAACGGTCAATCGATGTCCCAAATTGTCAACAGTGGTATGCCCAAcaaatctttgaatctCAAAACTTCATTAACTACCGAACAGGTTGCGAGAGAGAGTTTCAAAGGAAGCAAAGTAAATACTGAAAAGACGGATCTGATATTTAAAGGATTTAAATTAGCAAGACTATTAGAACCATCAGTGGAATCTGGATTTCAATCTTTCGGCGTTCCAGCAACGTCTTTTTCTACCAATAATAATGAGCTGATCCCTGCCAATGCAAACTTTGTTGGCTTTCAGAATGGTCAATGTCACAACTTGTCATCATTCTCGAGCGCTAATCCTTCTATTAAATTGCCCATacaaaattcaagaaacCCAAAAAATAACTTCGAAGAGGctcctcatcttcatacTCCGACATTTAACTTTGGTGCTGCAGTTACACTTCCTACTGACCTTAATGTGAAATCGATTCCTTCAACATTTAAGAATGAAAAGTCCGATATAACAAACCCCCCTGTTTTGTCACCTAAAAAAGTTGATATTGTGACTCCTGTTGAAACGTCATTTCCGGTTTCTCAAAATCCtccaaagagaaaattgattgaCAATCCTGATTTCAAGTCACAGGCAATCAGGATAGTAAATGATATTTCAACGCAAGTTGTGGTCAAAATAAGCAACAAATTAATCAAAGAACAAGTAGAGAAGGAGTTTTCATCTAgaaagaaattaaaaaaaagtattcTGGTAGCTAACCTTTCAAATGAATTGTTTTCTGCTTTTATGAAAGAACAACTATACTTAGCTGCTCTAGAAGGTCGTGCTATAGCAACATATAACCGCAATCTAAAAACAAGGATTTTATCCAGTATTATCATAAAAGCTCGAAATGCACTGATCAGAAAGGAATTGGCACAGGCTAAATtgaatgaagttgaaaaattctCTAGTGATGTTGTAAAACCAGTagtttttccaaaaaatatTCGAAAGTCAATAAGACCTACAAACTTACTAgattttaattttcaaatgaaaattttcaagattgatttgaaaaatatgcttgaaaaattggagCCGATTGGCGATCTCAGTACTGCTGTAATTTtgagagaaagaagatCTCAAACTTCCAAATGGCTTCTATCCCAGCTGGGGTTACTTCACAAAAGTAAGGTGGAAGTCAAAAACGACTCAAACTACAAGCTCACGGTGGAACTCTTACCTGAAAATTTTATTCCTGAAGAATATTTTAAGGGATTATCTAGTATTTTGATCCAAGTGGGTACTTTGGAGGGTCTGGATAATTCAGACAAAGACACTTTAATTAAATGTTTGAAAAGAGATGCAAAAGTGCTAgcaaaattgcaaaaataTCTTACCGATTTCTCAGGCAAACCACAGTTTTCCTTTGTAATTGTTTATTCTGATGCATATGGATATGATCTGCCATTCAGCGCTATAAAAAGCTTATTGATGCTTGACAATTTGACTTCTTCAGGGATAACTATAGGGTTTTATAAACTCAATTCGTTATCAATACTACAAAAAAACAGCAATCTATCcataatgaaaaaactagGAGACGATTTTGGAAAGGTATTAGAACAAGTTTGGGCAAAAATGTGTCTTAAGTCGAAAATGTTAGAATCGCAGTCTAATAACAGTATAAATTATGTCAGTGGTATGAACATAACTAGTGGTTCCATGTCAGACGCTACATCAAAAGATGATAATTCTGCTATGGCCCAAAAATCATCTGGCACtgtcaaaagaaaacttgGTTACTTACACCAAACCTATGCTGATACAAAATCGAAAAGGAGAAGCTATAGACGCACACACCCATTGCTAAatgcttcaatttcaaattcatttaGATGTCACTTGCGTAGTACTGCTTCTGTGGCAAGCGAAACACACTCTAAGAATACGAATAGCTCTGTGTTGTCTAGTTATAATAACAGCCTTATGGAGATTTTGAACGAAAGTTTGCGTGACACTTCTAATGCGATCCACACTGAAGCAGAGATTGCtgagaacaaaaaaagacTACAAAGAGTCCAGGAACTGTCTGAACTCGACGTGCTTGCTGAAAATGTATTAAATAGTTGA